The Mycobacterium sp. EPa45 genomic interval GTGTCGCCAGCACGACATGACCCAGACCCTGTGATCCGGTGAGGAATCTCGACATCGGCCGGCCTGGGTGAAATGACTTGGGCACGATCCGCTGTCCGTAGAACAGTTCATGTCGTAGCCCCGAAGGATCCGAAAGCGCAAGGAAGCCTAGGACTCCGCGGGCGGCGCGCTCCTCATCGCTTCCGACTTCGAAGGGGATCCCTCGCACGCGCAGGGCTTCACCGGCGGCCTCGAGCGCGTCCTCGCTGCCCACATCCCAACCCGCGTACAGCATGCGGTTGCGGTCTCCTTGATGCACGGCGATACGGTGGTCGGCGTCGTCCATTCTCAGCCGCACTGATCCGTCGTCGCGTTCGCTGGCTTGCATTCCGAGTACCTCGGGGCCGAATTCCAGCCATTCCTTCGCGTCGGGTGACGCAACGCCCAGATAGCCCAGCGATTTTACAAACATGTGCTGCTTCTCCCTGCAAATCAGACGGCCGCGATGGTCTCGGACGTTTCGGCGTAGCGCTGTTGCAATGCGGCCCATCTCTTGCCGGCCTCGCGGGCTCCGTCCAGATAGGACTCCGGCACTTCGGTGTAGGGCGGCCGGGTGGGCCCGGTGCGCATGAAGCCCGCCGCCCGGAACTGGGCGTTGTCAATCTGGATGCTGTATTTGAGGAATTCCGAGAAGTTCCCGCCCGGGTAAAGCGTCTCGAGAGCCGCCTCGAATTCGTCGGTCAGGGCCTGGCACTCGTCCCAGCGCTGGGCCCTGATCAGGTCTCGTAGGCGCGTCACGGGTGCTGGGCCGCAGGCCACGTTGCCGGACCAGCAGGCGGTGACCTCCTCTGGGAACAGCCGGGCGAAGTAGTACCAATCGGTCTCGAGCGGCAGCAGCCGCATGCGACCGCCCACCGCGCGGAGATCGGACATGAAGGCGGCGCCGCTGAGCAGCCCGAGATGCTTGGCGGCGACGAGCTGCGGTATTGCGCTGAGCGCCTTGTAGGCGGCCGATCCGATTTTCCCTTTGAAGGCACCCGGGTTGTCATAGGCCACCAGTGCCAAGTGCGGTAATGCCTCGGCCACGTCGCGGTAGAAGCGCACAATGCCTGCGTCATCGAGAGGGAGCCACATCGGACGCCCCACGAACAGGCCGTCGGCGCCGAGCTCGCCGAGTCGGTGACCCCTGGCGATCGTGTCGCGGGTGTTCAGCGTCGTTGCTCCGGCGAAGACGGGGATACGCCCTGCGACGGCCTCGACGACAGTGGCGACGAACCCTTGCAGCTCATCCCAGGTGAGCGAGGCGCATTCGCCGAATGTGCCAGTAGTCATAAGCACATCGACCCCGCCACGGACCATCGCATCGGCGAGCTTCGCCGCCTCATCGAGGTCTACCGAGTTTGCGGTGTCGACGCGGTCGGCCGTCGGAGTGGATGGCGTGGGAATGATGCCGACGACCCCCGTTACGTCATCGACGGTCAATTTTGTGGTCGTCACGTTTGCGCCCTTTCTTGCGTGGCGTTCAGCGAGCGCGGAGGTTCGCGGGGATCGAAGGAACTGGTTGCGTACCGACAGAGAGCTCGGGCTCTTCGTAGTAGAGATCCAGGGCTTTCAAAGTAGGGATGTCGTTTACCGAGAACAGGACCGCGTCGTGGGCCGACTGGTTGATGAAGTGGTGGGTGCTCCAGTTGGGCACTACGAAGCTGTCGTGCGGCCCCCAGTCGAGGTCTACCCCGTCAACGACCGTCGTCCCTTCGCCGCGTACAACGAAGTACACAGCGCTCGAGGTGTGGCGATGGGCTTCGGTCCGCTGGCCCGGCCGCAGCAGCTGGACCCAGCAGTCGAGTGTCGGCATCGTTGATCCGCCGGTGACCGGGTTCGCGTACCGCAGGACCACACCGTCGTAGGGACTGCCCGCAAGACCCGCCATGCGCTGAAGCTGCCGCTCAACGTCACGCCAGGGGTAGCGGAACGGGAAGTTGGCGGTCTTGACCTGCTCCCACGCCGGCCGCAGCAGCCCACCGCGATCGGCGAGGTGCTCCCCCGGGTTCTCGCGCTGAGGCTGCCGCTTCTCCCCAAAAGACTCGTAGAAGGGCACATTCAGCCCGAGCACCAGCCCGATATCCAGGACGTCGAGCCACACGACGTCGTCAGAGGTCGCGTTCTCGTGGTCGTGCCATGCCCAGCGGGGAGTCAGGACCAGGTCGTAGTCGTCCATCTGACACGGCTCGCCGTCCACCACCGTGACCAGACCGGGGCCGCCCTGAATGGCGAACCGCAATGCCGCCATGGTGTGACGGTGCGCGTAGGCGATCTCGCCCGGCCTGAGCATCTGCATGCCCATGTTCATTGTTTGAGTCGTTCCCCGGGCAGCCGGGTTGATGAAGGAGAGATTGCGTCGCGCAGTCAAACTCTCGGGCATCACGTCACACGACTTCACAAGCTTCGCGTGGACATCCTGCCACCGCCATAGGAATGGGACACCAGCGGGTTTGGGGCCGCCGACGACGCCTTCCAGCATCTCGTCATAGACCCATTGCCCCCGAAGATTGACCGCCTCGAGCTCGACGTCGAACTCCTGAAGTGTTGGAATCCCGGCGGTCGACATGGGCTACCCCTTTTCTGTCATCCAGAACAGCACTCTGGCAAAAAGAGATTAACGGCAACGGACGGATCTCGTCAATAGCGCTGACCGGTGCGCGAGGGCACTGTTCCTGCTGCGACTCAATTTCTGGCCTTCGTGTCTGAGAACGGCAGTGGAGACCCGCGGTAGCCGCCCCCGTCCCACAAAGCAGAGAGGTCATCTGTTCGGCGGAGATCCCGGCATCCGGGAAGCCCAGGCGCGCAGCCTCGCTTGGCGTCCAGCCCCTTTTTCAACATGAGGCTCGTCATCGTGGCGGGGTGCCCACGATATTCGTTGGGTTCGTCAAGGCCTCGAGCTTTGTCTGCAAGCTCTCGAGATTGCTTCCGGCCCGCAGTGCGCGCCTGCACTCGATCAGTGCGCGTGGCCAGTTGACGATCGCCGCGCCACTCAACTGTTGGTCGCCTTCGGTGTAGAGCGCTGCAAAGCGGTTGTCGTTCAGCGGGTCTCCGACAATGACATGGTCTCCGAGACCAGTGGTCCGGCCGGCGACCTGGATCTTCCAGTCGTACTGGTCGCTCCACACGTACTCAACCGGCTCGTAGGAGCGTAGATCTCGGGGATGCGTGATGTTGTGCGCGACGCAGGCGGCTTGGTCGACCGCGTTGGTCCAGTGTTCTATGCGCACCGCCCCGCCCCGGCCCCGGTGAAACCAACGCGACACGTCGCCGACTGCGTAGACGTTTTCAGTGGTGACGGCACGACAGTATTCGTCGCAGACTAGGCCGTCATCGATGACGAGTCCCGACGACGTCAGCCAGCCGTCATTGGGGACCGCCCCGATTCCGACCACCACCGTGGCGGCTTCCAGAACCGTGCCGTCTGTGAGGCGTACACGAAGATCTCCGGACTCGCCGTCGACGGCTTCGACGCCCGCGCCGAACCGCGTGCGCACGCCGTGGCGTCGGTGCAGATCCACGAACCGTCCACCGATCTCGGTGTTCAGCACCCGGCTCATCGGCACCGGCAGCGGGTCGACAACCGTGACTTCCAGACCGAGCGACCGCGCGGTCGACGTGACCTCCGCCCCGATGAATCCGCCCCCGATGACGACGAGATGGCCACCGGCGAGGAGATCGGCTCGTAACCGCAGACAGTCCTCTAGGGTGCGAAGCACATGGATGCCCGGTCCCTGACCCCATGGGGACGGCCGCGCGCTGGCGCCCGTAGCCACCACAAGCTGGTCGAAATGCAGCGGCTCATGGTCGGCGAGTTCCACCTGCCCGGCTGCCAAGTCCACTCGGATCGCACGGTGGCCGAGCCGAAGTTGGATGTGGTCGCGATCGGCATCTTCCTCGGTGAGTAGCGTCACGGCCGCAGCGTCGCTGGCGCCAGCGAGCAACGCCTTGGACAAGGGTGGCTTGTCGTAGGGCAGTACTGTCTCTTCGCCTACCAGAACGATGTCGCCGTCGAATCCTTCCGAGCGCAGCGATTGGGCCGTGCGGACTCCGCCAACAGAACTGCCGACGATGACAACCCGTGAGGTCATTCGTCAGCGACGTGCAGGGCGGCGACGGGACAGCTGCGTGCTGCCTCCTCGACTCGGACCCTGTCCTCCGTGGGGACCACCGTCTTTCGCGCCACGACGAGTCCTCGATCGTCGATGTCGAAGTAGTCCTCGGCGGCGATGACACAGTTCGCGTACCCCTGGCATGCTGTCCGGTCAGCCTTGATGACTCCGCCCATCTGTTCCTCTTCTCTTGTGTTCGCAGTGATTAGGCGCTGGTCGGCCGGGTGGCCCCGAGGCCGAAGCCGCCGTCGGGATGGATTGTCTCGCCGGTGATTCCGCGGGAGCGCTGCGAAGCGAGGAAGACGTAGCTCCAGGCGTGGTCGTCACCGGATAGGGCCACGCCCAGCGGTGTGCGCGCGGCGAGATCACGGGCCCGGTTCGGTGCCGCGTCCAGACGGCGGGTGCCGAGGTCAAGGCTGTCGAGTCCGCGCAGGTCGGTGTTCAACGTGCCTCCGGGCGCCACGCCGTTGACCCGGATCCTCGGCGCGAGTTCGTGAGCCAGCGCAGTGAGCAGGCCGCGCACCGCGAACTTCGAGGACACATACAGCATCCCGCCCCGTCCTGGATAAAACGACGACGTCGACTCGGTGAGCACGATCGAGGCGCCGTCCTCGGCCATGAGGGCCGGCACTGCGGCCTTGACCGAGTGAATATGGCTTAGGACGTTGATACGGAACATCTCGTCGAACGCTTCGTCGATCCGTTCGACGGGGATGTCCTGAACGCCGCGGTAGAAATCGAAGATCCCAACGCAGTTGACAAGGGTGTCGAGTCCGCCGAAAACGTCGACGGCGACCCGCACGGCTTCGTCGTTGGCATCGCGGGTGGTCGCGTCGCCCTCAATCACCGGAGTGTCGGGAAGCTGCTGGCGCAGCGCCGCGCATTTGTCGCTGTCGTGGTCGAGCGCGGCCACTTGGGCACCCTCGGCCAGAAACGCGTCGACGGTGGCCCGTCCGATACCCGAACCTGCCCCGACGATCAACGCGCGTTTGCCCGCCAGCCAGCCCGTCATGCATCGTCCCCCAGGATCAACGGCGCGTGTGCGTTTCCCACCATCGCCGCCAAGGTGGCAGGATTCTGCCAAGTCAGCGCCTCAGCCTCGAGGGCATCAAGCGACACCCACCGCCCCGATTTCGGTGACTGAATCAACAGACGTGCCCCATTGCGGGTGTCGACCCGACGCACGACGACCTCGGCGAATTCGTTGGCGATGCTGAGTGCGTGACCGGTCGCCCCGGGCATCCGGTCAGGCGGTAGTGCGTGCGCACCCTCGCCGGATCGGTTCGGGGTCATAAAAACACCGCCAGGTTCTGCATCCGCAGCACTGATTCATCGACGAAGATCGTCCGGCGGGCGAGTTTGAGGGCGTCCCCGTCGCGGCGTAGGAGATCTTCTCGCCCGCAGGAGACAAGTGTGGATTCGTTGACGTCGCCGCGACTGCGGAACAGCAGCTCAGCGCTGTCGACGATCAGGTGGTTGGCATCGTCGGCGAGAAACGTGCGCACATTGGTGATGAAGTGACGCAGCCGCGACGGGGGGTCCTCAGTCCAGGCATGCTCGGTCGCGAACCGGGCTACCCGGCGACTCAGGGAGTATTTGTTCTCGTCAAAATGCGCCATTCCCGGTGAGGTATCGAATCCGGCCCCCGCCGCGGTGGTGACCCGCACCGGCATCAGGTAATGAACGTCCTCGGTCAGCAGATCCAGCCAGGCCTCGTAATCTTGGGCGTCGAGAAGGTAAGCCTCGTTTACGAGGAACCGGTGCGCCTCAAGGTGACGAGCATCGTCGAACCATAGGGCGTCCCCGATTCGTTGATCGCGCGCAGCGTGCGCACCAAGCACCGGTGGCGGAATGTGCCGACCAGCGCCCTCGCGGCCGTCGACGCTCACAGTGTCACCGACGTCGGATCGGGCTCGGAGGCGCTACCGGCGCAGCGTTGGCCGTTGGTCTGCGTTATCGGCTCAATCCCGTGCGGGTTGTCGGTGAGCACCGTAGCGGGGTCGACGTGCAGTGGCGGCTTTTCCAGATAGTCGGCCCACAATCTCAGCAATTGCCGCTGATTATTTTCGTTGTAGCCGAGCTGGGCGTACCCCGGCCCGTGGAACTGAGCACTGGTGAGTTTGTCGACCACCGGCGTGTCATCTGCGAGCAGTCCCATCCGACTGTTCAGCCGCAGCCGGCGAGCCATCGACCCCCCAGCAGTGTTGGTCATCGAAACCCAGTTCTCAACATCGTCTTGTTCGAACATCCCCGTGGACCCAAAACACATCAGATAAGCCTTGTAGGAGTTCGCCTTGAACTCTGCCGGCGCATCAGAATCCACTGCAAACCACGACAGCACCTCGGTCTCCTTCTCACTGATCGGCTGCCACAGCCGAAGAGAAATGAAGGGCAAGACGTCATCGCCGTCCTCGACCTTGGGCCAGTTGTGCACGAAGCTGAGATTCGGAAAACACGTCGCCGCCGAGATCATGAAGCCGTCGGCACCTACCACCTGTTGCTGCCGCGCAGTCCAGGTCGCTCGTGCGCGATCGATCATCTCAGGCGGGTAACCGACGTAGTCCATCCGGTCCTCGAAGCTTCCTTCGGGCAGCTTGTAGGTGGTGCCCCCGCCTTTGTCCGCCCAGTATGTGGCGCCGTCTTTTCGCTTGTGGGCCTTGGGCTCCCGGAACAGACCGATCTCCACGACCGACGTGTGCGTCTGGGGGGTGTGATACATGTCCCCGGCAAAATTCTCCGCGGCGATCTTCCAGTTGGCCTTCACTCGCCAGCGCTGCGGGCCCCGCACCTCGAGGCCGTTGGGGCCCTGCTTGGTATAGAAATCGAGATAGAACTTGAAATCACCCAGATACTCCTCGAGCGACTCCGCATCCGGATCCATGGACAGGAAGATCAGCCCGTTATAGCTGGACACGCTCGGCGCAGGCAGCAGAGTTTGGCCCGACTTGTTGAACCCTGCGTCGCCCCCGTATGCCTCCTGGTGAAATGGCAGCCCGAGGATCCGGCCGTCGTTCCGATAAGTCCAACCGTGATACGGGCACCTGAAGTTCGACGCGTTGCCCATCTCCGCCCGACAGATCTGCATTCCCCGATGCAGGCACATATTGAACATCACGCGGACTTCGCCCGCCGAATCACGAGCAACGATGAATGAATCCTGCAGTACTCGCCGAACGACGTAATCCCCCGGCTGCGGAATCTCGGACTCGTGCGCCACGAACAACCACGCGCGGCTGAACAGCCGCTGCTTCTCGAGCTCAAAGATCTCGCTGTCGTTGTACACGTACGCAGGAATCATGCCCCGGCGCACATCCGCCAAGACTTCACTGTGATCCATCAAACGCCTACTCCCGTCGTTCGGCGAGGAGACCCGACCCGACCCACCCGAACCACGGGCCTTCACTGATAGGTGGAAGTCAACTCTGTACAGCAGAGATTATGGGGTTTTCTGCGCAGTGCAGTCAACCCTCACGGGCGCGTCGGCGCAGGCGCGGTTTCTCCACCGGCCGGACCGCCACGAGCGCGAAGGACGCCGACGACGGGTGAGGTGTGCTATGGAAAGTACTCGTGGCCCGAGAAATACGCAGCAAGTTCGACGTGGAGTTCACGAGCGCGTTTCGCATGATCGAGACCGTTAAGCCGATGACCCAACCGCCCGCGAGCCCGCTATCAAGGGGAGGCGTCCTGGGTGGCCAGGTAGCCTTCGCCGAACGCGAATGCACCCGAGGCTGAGCGGAACGATCCGGGCGGCGCTGACGATACTTGACTCCAGGTACCCGGGCTTCCGATCGCGCAAGAGTCACCAATTGCGCGGCAGGCCTCACTCGTTCCTCAGGGGAGGTACCCTTTCTGTCATGCAGAGACCGGCGCAAACGCGACAAATGGATCAACTCGGTACCGCTAAACCGCCTCAGTATCCGATCGAGTCTGTCGACAACGCTCTTCGCCTACTTCTACTCCTGGGTGAACGATCAGAGGTCCGTCTTACCGAGGCAAGCGTCTATCTAGACGTGGCATCGTCGACTGCGCATCGGCTGTTATCGATGCTTCAGTATCGCGGTTTCGTCCGCCAGGATCCGATCAGCAAGGCTTATCTGCCCGGACCGGCCTTGACCGGGGTGGCGTTCGCTGTTTTCGCCAGAATGGATATACCGCGCATCGCAGCTCCGATTCTGCGCCAGCTCAGCGATGCGCTGCAGGAAACAGTGCATATCGGGATGCTGGATGGCACGTCGGTCCGCTTCATCGCGGCGCTCGAGAGCCCGTCCGCCGTGCGGGTGGTATCGCGCCTGGGTAGGACCATGCCTGCACACTGCACGTCGACCGGTAAGGCCATGCTTGCCAACTTCTCCGATGAAGAGCTTCACAAACTGTACCCTGACCCAAATTTGGAACAACTCACCCAGAATTCAGTGAGCACCCTCACCCAGTTGTGCGCCGAGTTGGTAGAGGTCAGAAAGAGCGGTTTCGCGACCAGTAGGGAGGAAAGCGAAGAAGGTGTCGCATCCGTTGCTGTCGCCATACCTGCAAGAGGTCCCGACGTGAGGCTGGCACTAAATGCATCAGCGCCGAGCTATCGGTTACGGCCATCACATGTCCGCAAAGTAGCTGGCATCATCGGCGAAGCTGCCGCAGAGCTTGCTACTAAGCTGATCTAACTACATTGGCAAAGGAGATGTTCTGTGCCGAGTACCCCCGACCTGCCGGCGTTCGTTTCGACGATCGATGACTACCTGCGCTTAGAACAGCGCCACTCGCCGGCCGAGCAAATGTTCGCAACCGTCCTCACAGACGACTTCGAAATCGGCTTTCGCGGCGGCCACCAATGGAAGGGACTCAATGGTCTGCGGTTGTATCTCACGCAGCGGGACGGGATTTTCGACGAACGCCTCGAACTGCGTCAAGTACTTTCCTACGTTCCGGTGCAGGAGGATGTCATCGAGCTGACGACACGACTCGAGTTCTTCTTCCGTCGCTGGAGAGCTCCTTCGCCGGTCAGCGAAGAATTCACCGGTGCGGCCTTTCACACGTGGCTGATCCGCATTGTCGACCATGAGACCCGCGTGGCCCGGGTGGTTATCGATGGATTTGCAAATCTCAACGACAACGCCAGGGCGGCGTTTGCTATCCCAGATGAAGGGTTCGACGAATAACGCATGTGACCGCATCGTGATCACTTTGCGCTTTACTCGCACAACCCGTGGGCCGACAACACGGGTGCAGATCAGGCCGCCTGCTTCGCCGGGAGGCGCCGCGGCCACGAAAGTTGCAGGGCGGCTGGACATTAGCGCCGTGGATGGGTTGACCGGCCGCCGTGTGTTTGACCGCCGTCGTCAAGCGCCCTTCGAAGCGATTCCCTTGACAATTTCTCCACTGCTTACGTGTCGGCGACGCCGAAAGCCTCGGCGAAGCTAACGTTGCCCCTGCTTTCCCTCTGGGTTGCGTCCACGGCAGCCAAGAGGCGGGAGTTCTCGATGACGATCATCTCGACGTCCAGTTGGTCGTCGGCATAGTGGCGATGCCACACCCACGGCGGCGTATAAACGAAGTCGCCTGCGCTCCACGTCACGCGTTGATCGCCGATCTCCGACCAGCCCGAGCCATGTTGCACGAAGTGAATTGACTCGTGTACGTGTCGATGAAGGTCACTGCCCGCACCGGCGGGGATCTTCTGCAGAAAAAACTCAATGGAGCGGGCGGGTATCCGCAGAAGCAATCCAATTTCTGATGGGCTTCCGGTCTGGATCCAGTGTGCCTCGGTGGAGCTCACGACGAGGTGCTCTTCGGATACGTGCTGGTGGTCGCGATCTCCTGCGCGCGCCATGCTTTCGGCGAAATCGTCAAGCTCGTCACGGGATAGGGTCATCGATCCACTCCTCTGGGAATTTCGTCGCTGAGCGAGCATGGAGTCACTTTTCGGCGACCGAAGCGCCAGGGTCACACGACAGAGCTATGTGCAAGCGCTTCTCGAGCGCGGCGATACTGATGGCGAAGGTCTCGAGTACGCGCACGCGTCCGTCTCCGGCGTTGTCGATGTCGAAGATCGCGTACTCGGTATACAGCCGGCTGACGCATCGAAGCCCGGTCAGCGGGTAACTGCACTCCGGAACCAACTTCGCGGTCCCGTCCTTGCCGAACAGCGTCATCATCACGAATACGCGCTTCGCGCCGATGGCGAGATCCATCGCACCCCCGACCGCGGGAATGGCGTCCGGTGCTCCGGTGTGCCAGTTGGCGAGGTCTCCACGCTCGCTGACCTGAAACGCCCCGAGCACACACACGTCGAGATGGCCGCCGCGCATCATGGCGAAGGAGTCGGCGTGGTGGAAGTAGGACGCCCCAGGGGTTTCGGTGACCGGAACCTTGCCTGCATTGGTGAGATCCGGGTCAATGGCGTCTCCCGTCGCGGCGCCTCCCATGCCGAGCATGCCGTTCTCGGTGTGCAGCACCACCTCGGCGGCGGGGTCGAGGTAGTCGGCGACCATCGTGGGCTGGCCGATGCCGAGATTGACGTACGACCCAGGTGCGATGTCGCGGGCGATCATCGCGGCGATCTCCCGGCGGTCCAACGGGCCACGGTCGAGATGCTCGACACGACGCCGTGTCCTTGCATCGAGCGTTCCCGTCACGAGGCGACCTCGGTGCGGGCGGCGGGAATCGAGGACAGGTCGAGGATGCGGTCGACGAAGATACCCGGCGTCACGACCGTCTCGGGGTCGATGCCTCCGGTCTCGACGACGCGGGAGACCTCAACGACGGTCAGCGTGGCGGCGGTCGCCATCACCGGACCGAAGTTGCGAGCAGTCTTGCGGTACAACAGGTTTCCGGCCCGGTCGGCCAGGTGTGCTGCGATGAGTGCGACGTCGCCGCGGATCGGATACTCCAGCACGTAGTCGCGGCCGTCGATCGTGCGGATCTCCTTGCCCGAGGCGAGCGGGGTGCCGACACCGGTCGGGCAGAAGAACGCGCCAATGCCCGCGCCTGCCGCTCTGATCCGCTCGGCCAGGTTGCCCTGCGGGACCACTTCGAGGTCGACCATGCCGTCCCGGTAGAGCCTGTCGAACACGTACGAATCGGCCTGTCGGGGGAAGGAACAAATGACCTTCGCGACCCGACCGGCAGCCAGCAGCGCGGCCAGACCGGTGTCGCCGTTGCCCGCGTTGTTGCTGACGATGGTGAGCTCGGCGGCGCCCTGTTCGATGATCGCATCGATGAGTGTGGTGGGCATGCCCGCCATGCCGAATCCGCCGACGAGAATTGTTGCGCCGTCGGCGATTCCGGCGACGGCTTCATGGGCGGTGGCGCAGACGGCGGTGCGGCTCATGACGACGCCCGCTCGTCCTCGTCGAATTCCGGCAATACCTCGGCGGCGATGCGAAACGCGGAGTTGGCGTCGGGGACGCCACAGTAGATGGCAGTCTGCATCAGCAGCTCCTTGATCTCGTCGTTGCTCAAACCGTTCCGGCGGGCCGCTCGCAGGTGCATCGCCAGTTCCTCGCGGTGCCCGCGCGCGACCAGGGCCGTCAGGGTGATCATCGAGCGGCTGCGGAGGTCTAGACCTGGGCGGGTCCAGATGGTTCCCCAGGCGTACTGGGTGATCAGGTGCTGGAAATCGGCGGTCATGTCGGTGGTACCGGCGATTGCCCGGTCGACGTGCCCGTCGCCGAGCACCTGGCGCCGTATCGCCATTCCCACGCGACACACGTCCTCGACGGTCCTAGTCGCAGGCTGCGGAATACCCACCTGCTCTGCGATGAGGCCGGCGACCCGGTCCGGGGCTTCGACGGGTGCCAGGTGCCCGACACCGTCGAGCACTACGAGGTCACCGTCCTGGACACCGGAGGCGATGCGCCGCAATGACTCCGGCGGCGTGGGCACGTCGGCGCTGCCTGCCACGGCCAGGACGGGAGTGACGATCTCGCGCAATCGGTCGGAAATGTCGAATGCCGCGAGAGCCTCGCACGCCTGCGCATAGGACTCCGGATCGGTGTGACTGAGGGCGTCCAGCAGCGCCGCGCCGACACCTGGTTGCCGGTCGACGAAGCCGGGCGCGAACCACCGCTGGGCCGCGCCCGAGAGCAGGGTTTCGACGCCCTCGGCGCGGACGGTGGCGGCGCGCTCCAG includes:
- a CDS encoding 3-oxoacid CoA-transferase subunit A encodes the protein MSRTAVCATAHEAVAGIADGATILVGGFGMAGMPTTLIDAIIEQGAAELTIVSNNAGNGDTGLAALLAAGRVAKVICSFPRQADSYVFDRLYRDGMVDLEVVPQGNLAERIRAAGAGIGAFFCPTGVGTPLASGKEIRTIDGRDYVLEYPIRGDVALIAAHLADRAGNLLYRKTARNFGPVMATAATLTVVEVSRVVETGGIDPETVVTPGIFVDRILDLSSIPAARTEVAS
- the pcaC gene encoding 4-carboxymuconolactone decarboxylase — encoded protein: MTIPALATIDFGGPRGAPVLVLGPSLGTSAATLWSAAAGWLSAHARVVGWDLPGHGRGGPGEPFTIAELAAAVLALADDMRAETFHYAGVSLGGCVGLQLMLDAPQRVDSATLLGTGASIGTPAGWLERAATVRAEGVETLLSGAAQRWFAPGFVDRQPGVGAALLDALSHTDPESYAQACEALAAFDISDRLREIVTPVLAVAGSADVPTPPESLRRIASGVQDGDLVVLDGVGHLAPVEAPDRVAGLIAEQVGIPQPATRTVEDVCRVGMAIRRQVLGDGHVDRAIAGTTDMTADFQHLITQYAWGTIWTRPGLDLRSRSMITLTALVARGHREELAMHLRAARRNGLSNDEIKELLMQTAIYCGVPDANSAFRIAAEVLPEFDEDERASS